In a genomic window of Thalassophryne amazonica chromosome 12, fThaAma1.1, whole genome shotgun sequence:
- the LOC117522506 gene encoding gastrula zinc finger protein XlCGF57.1-like isoform X2: MLHLLLTKKEMASEQQDLNLRFDQKDIKEEQEELWTDEEGQQLYQEEEEDITQLPFTVVLVKSENEEKPHSSQVHQSQTVESTEAESIPGSSTAHRPLTAQADGEDYRGPQPCSNLHQCHFFLPYVNDGSETETDDSDEWKYTSKCCSDLNGLKNSDASVSDSRYNIARKQFNCSECGKAFGFTNSSKQHHGIEPTAKLISCSDCDGRSRQKDHLNTQTKSQRAQKMFGCSECGKRFELKGNLNRHLRIHTGEKTFGCCGCGQRFGEKSHLNTHMIIHTREKPFDCSDCGERFGRKGSLNRHMRIHTGEKPFCCCRCGESFGYKSSLNTHMRIHTGEKPFGCSECGKTFGLRSSLNRHTRMHTGEKPYGCSECGKRFVERGNLITHMIVHTGNKPFVCSECGKRFGQKVQLNVHLRMHTGEKPFECSECGKRFGDKSVLNSHRKIHTGDKPFGCSACGKKFWKKSDLGRHMRIHTGEKPFACSQCSKRFGQKIQLKVHMRMHTGDQDNAHPTQTCLQKSMHGQNISPF; the protein is encoded by the exons ATGCTGCATCTCTTACTAACCAAAAAAGAAATGGCTTCTGAACAACAGGACCTGAATCTGAGATTTGACCAGAAGGATATTAAAGAGGAGCAAGAGGAGCTTTGGACAGATGAGGAGGGACAGCAGCTTTaccaggaggaagaggaggatatCACACAGTTACCTTTTACTGTTGTCCTTGTCAAGAGTGAAAATGAAGAAAAACCACATTCATCACAGGTTCATCAAAGCCAAACTGTGGAGAGCACAGAGGCAGAGTCTATACCTGGTAGCTCAACTGCACACAGACCGTTGACAGCACAAGCTGATGGGGAGGACTACAGAGGACCACAACCGTGCAGTAACTTGCATCAGTGTCATTTTTTCCTACCATATGTTAATGACGGTTCTGAAACTGAGACCGATGATAGTGATGAATGGAAATATACCAGCAAATGTTGTTCAGATTTAAATGGTCTGAAAAATAGTGATGCCTCTGTTAGTGACAGCAGGTATAACATTGCTAGGAAACAGTTTAATTGCTCTGAATGTGGAAAAGCATTTGGTTTCACAAACTCTTCAAAACAACACCATGGAATTGAACCAACTGCGAAACTCATTAGTTGTTCTGACTGTGATGGTAGGTCGAGGCAAAAGGACCATctgaacacacaaacaaaaagccaAAGAGCACAGAAAATGTTCGGCtgctctgaatgtggtaaaagatttgaatTAAAGGGCAATTTGAACAGACACctgagaattcacacaggagaaAAAACATTTGGTTGTTGTGGATGTGGTCAGAGATTTGGAGAAAAGAGtcatctgaacacacacatgataattcacacaagagagaaaccatttgactgttctgatTGTGGggaaagatttggacgaaagggcagcttgaacagacacatgagaattcacacaggagaaaaaccattttgctgttgtcGGTGTGGTGAAAGTTTTGGATATAAAAGCAGTCTGAatacacacatgagaattcacacaggagagaaaccatttggttgctctgagtgtggtaaaacattTGGACTCAGGAGCAGTCTGAATAGACATACAAGAatgcatacaggagagaaaccctatggctgttctgagtgtgggaaAAGGTTTGTAGAAAGGGGCAATCTGATTACACATATGATAGTTCACACAGGAAATAAACCATTTGTGTGTTCTGAATGTggcaaaagatttggacaaaaggtccAACTAAATGTACACTTAAGAAtgcacacaggagagaaaccatttgagtgttctgagtgtggtaaaagatttggcgaCAAAAGCGTTCTGAACTCTCATAGAAAAATTCATACAGGAGATAAACCATTTGGCTGCTCTGCGTGTGgaaaaaaattttggaaaaaaagtgATCTTGgcagacacatgagaattcatacaggagagaaaccatttgcctgttctcaatgtagtaaaagatttggacaaaagatccAGCTGAAAGTACACATGAGAATGCATACAG GAGATCAGGACAATGCTCACCCAACACAAACTTGTTTAcagaaatcaatgcatggacagaatatatctcccttttAG
- the LOC117522506 gene encoding zinc finger protein OZF-like isoform X3: MLHLLLTKKEMASEQQDLNLRFDQKDIKEEQEELWTDEEGQQLYQEEEEDITQLPFTVVLVKSENEEKPHSSQVHQSQTVESTEAESIPGSSTAHRPLTAQADGEDYRGPQPCSNLHQCHFFLPYVNDGSETETDDSDEWKYTSKCCSDLNGLKNSDASVSDSRYNIARKQFNCSECGKAFGFTNSSKQHHGIEPTAKLISCSDCDGRSRQKDHLNTQTKSQRAQKMFGCSECGKRFELKGNLNRHLRIHTGEKTFGCCGCGQRFGEKSHLNTHMIIHTGNKPFVCSECGKRFGQKVQLNVHLRMHTGEKPFECSECGKRFGDKSVLNSHRKIHTGDKPFGCSACGKKFWKKSDLGRHMRIHTGEKPFACSQCSKRFGQKIQLKVHMRMHTGKKLFGCSECGERFGQKIKLNLHMRMHTGDQDNAHPTQTCLQKSMHGQNISPF; this comes from the exons ATGCTGCATCTCTTACTAACCAAAAAAGAAATGGCTTCTGAACAACAGGACCTGAATCTGAGATTTGACCAGAAGGATATTAAAGAGGAGCAAGAGGAGCTTTGGACAGATGAGGAGGGACAGCAGCTTTaccaggaggaagaggaggatatCACACAGTTACCTTTTACTGTTGTCCTTGTCAAGAGTGAAAATGAAGAAAAACCACATTCATCACAGGTTCATCAAAGCCAAACTGTGGAGAGCACAGAGGCAGAGTCTATACCTGGTAGCTCAACTGCACACAGACCGTTGACAGCACAAGCTGATGGGGAGGACTACAGAGGACCACAACCGTGCAGTAACTTGCATCAGTGTCATTTTTTCCTACCATATGTTAATGACGGTTCTGAAACTGAGACCGATGATAGTGATGAATGGAAATATACCAGCAAATGTTGTTCAGATTTAAATGGTCTGAAAAATAGTGATGCCTCTGTTAGTGACAGCAGGTATAACATTGCTAGGAAACAGTTTAATTGCTCTGAATGTGGAAAAGCATTTGGTTTCACAAACTCTTCAAAACAACACCATGGAATTGAACCAACTGCGAAACTCATTAGTTGTTCTGACTGTGATGGTAGGTCGAGGCAAAAGGACCATctgaacacacaaacaaaaagccaAAGAGCACAGAAAATGTTCGGCtgctctgaatgtggtaaaagatttgaatTAAAGGGCAATTTGAACAGACACctgagaattcacacaggagaaAAAACATTTGGTTGTTGTGGATGTGGTCAGAGATTTGGAGAAAAGAGtcatctgaacacacacatgataa TTCACACAGGAAATAAACCATTTGTGTGTTCTGAATGTggcaaaagatttggacaaaaggtccAACTAAATGTACACTTAAGAAtgcacacaggagagaaaccatttgagtgttctgagtgtggtaaaagatttggcgaCAAAAGCGTTCTGAACTCTCATAGAAAAATTCATACAGGAGATAAACCATTTGGCTGCTCTGCGTGTGgaaaaaaattttggaaaaaaagtgATCTTGgcagacacatgagaattcatacaggagagaaaccatttgcctgttctcaatgtagtaaaagatttggacaaaagatccAGCTGAAAGTACACATGAGAATGCATACAGGCAAGAAattatttggctgttctgaatgtggggaAAGATTTGGACAGAAGATAAAGCTGAATTTACACATGAGAATGCATACAGGAGATCAGGACAATGCTCACCCAACACAAACTTGTTTAcagaaatcaatgcatggacagaatatatctcccttttAG
- the LOC117522506 gene encoding gastrula zinc finger protein XlCGF57.1-like isoform X1: MLHLLLTKKEMASEQQDLNLRFDQKDIKEEQEELWTDEEGQQLYQEEEEDITQLPFTVVLVKSENEEKPHSSQVHQSQTVESTEAESIPGSSTAHRPLTAQADGEDYRGPQPCSNLHQCHFFLPYVNDGSETETDDSDEWKYTSKCCSDLNGLKNSDASVSDSRYNIARKQFNCSECGKAFGFTNSSKQHHGIEPTAKLISCSDCDGRSRQKDHLNTQTKSQRAQKMFGCSECGKRFELKGNLNRHLRIHTGEKTFGCCGCGQRFGEKSHLNTHMIIHTREKPFDCSDCGERFGRKGSLNRHMRIHTGEKPFCCCRCGESFGYKSSLNTHMRIHTGEKPFGCSECGKTFGLRSSLNRHTRMHTGEKPYGCSECGKRFVERGNLITHMIVHTGNKPFVCSECGKRFGQKVQLNVHLRMHTGEKPFECSECGKRFGDKSVLNSHRKIHTGDKPFGCSACGKKFWKKSDLGRHMRIHTGEKPFACSQCSKRFGQKIQLKVHMRMHTGKKLFGCSECGERFGQKIKLNLHMRMHTGDQDNAHPTQTCLQKSMHGQNISPF; encoded by the coding sequence ATGCTGCATCTCTTACTAACCAAAAAAGAAATGGCTTCTGAACAACAGGACCTGAATCTGAGATTTGACCAGAAGGATATTAAAGAGGAGCAAGAGGAGCTTTGGACAGATGAGGAGGGACAGCAGCTTTaccaggaggaagaggaggatatCACACAGTTACCTTTTACTGTTGTCCTTGTCAAGAGTGAAAATGAAGAAAAACCACATTCATCACAGGTTCATCAAAGCCAAACTGTGGAGAGCACAGAGGCAGAGTCTATACCTGGTAGCTCAACTGCACACAGACCGTTGACAGCACAAGCTGATGGGGAGGACTACAGAGGACCACAACCGTGCAGTAACTTGCATCAGTGTCATTTTTTCCTACCATATGTTAATGACGGTTCTGAAACTGAGACCGATGATAGTGATGAATGGAAATATACCAGCAAATGTTGTTCAGATTTAAATGGTCTGAAAAATAGTGATGCCTCTGTTAGTGACAGCAGGTATAACATTGCTAGGAAACAGTTTAATTGCTCTGAATGTGGAAAAGCATTTGGTTTCACAAACTCTTCAAAACAACACCATGGAATTGAACCAACTGCGAAACTCATTAGTTGTTCTGACTGTGATGGTAGGTCGAGGCAAAAGGACCATctgaacacacaaacaaaaagccaAAGAGCACAGAAAATGTTCGGCtgctctgaatgtggtaaaagatttgaatTAAAGGGCAATTTGAACAGACACctgagaattcacacaggagaaAAAACATTTGGTTGTTGTGGATGTGGTCAGAGATTTGGAGAAAAGAGtcatctgaacacacacatgataattcacacaagagagaaaccatttgactgttctgatTGTGGggaaagatttggacgaaagggcagcttgaacagacacatgagaattcacacaggagaaaaaccattttgctgttgtcGGTGTGGTGAAAGTTTTGGATATAAAAGCAGTCTGAatacacacatgagaattcacacaggagagaaaccatttggttgctctgagtgtggtaaaacattTGGACTCAGGAGCAGTCTGAATAGACATACAAGAatgcatacaggagagaaaccctatggctgttctgagtgtgggaaAAGGTTTGTAGAAAGGGGCAATCTGATTACACATATGATAGTTCACACAGGAAATAAACCATTTGTGTGTTCTGAATGTggcaaaagatttggacaaaaggtccAACTAAATGTACACTTAAGAAtgcacacaggagagaaaccatttgagtgttctgagtgtggtaaaagatttggcgaCAAAAGCGTTCTGAACTCTCATAGAAAAATTCATACAGGAGATAAACCATTTGGCTGCTCTGCGTGTGgaaaaaaattttggaaaaaaagtgATCTTGgcagacacatgagaattcatacaggagagaaaccatttgcctgttctcaatgtagtaaaagatttggacaaaagatccAGCTGAAAGTACACATGAGAATGCATACAGGCAAGAAattatttggctgttctgaatgtggggaAAGATTTGGACAGAAGATAAAGCTGAATTTACACATGAGAATGCATACAGGAGATCAGGACAATGCTCACCCAACACAAACTTGTTTAcagaaatcaatgcatggacagaatatatctcccttttAG